Proteins encoded within one genomic window of Candidatus Hepatoplasma crinochetorum Av:
- a CDS encoding ComEC/Rec2 family competence protein, whose translation MLFSFIFGIHYIFKYGGYFYIIFYFLIFFHLFFLDYSIFNSNLNLNYYHQGEVIKSYSKSCFVKEDNQIYFLIFDDYCTDLIPHTIISFDCNYYKINNEYDSFNSFLLANHTIYYGYCDTYKIDKSPNKSFRNYIYFNLIDQENFYEKVTILFLFKKETIYNEQIFEQFEKLGISFLIIISGFHIFLIIKINELWINFIFKRKCLQIFLLFLIVNYYLYFFFFPNTGIKAACNYFINQNKKIKKGKYNSLAFTALIFLIYNPYLGLQSGLILSFLISFFYKFSSDLKIKNKFIKSLFINLFIFLITFPFIINWQGYDNLLAPFICFVLNPFIKFTYYLLFISIFFSFSWEIIQYLLIPFFTLFYLLKDTYLLINFAIFTFLQIFVYEQFILIILLIEKKYLIYN comes from the coding sequence TTGCTTTTTTCTTTTATTTTTGGTATCCACTATATTTTCAAATATGGTGGATATTTTTATATTATTTTTTATTTTCTAATCTTTTTTCATTTATTTTTTCTTGATTACTCTATTTTTAATTCAAATCTTAATTTAAATTATTATCATCAAGGAGAAGTAATAAAAAGTTATTCCAAATCTTGTTTTGTAAAAGAAGATAATCAAATATATTTTTTAATTTTCGATGATTATTGTACAGATTTAATTCCTCATACTATTATAAGTTTTGATTGTAATTACTATAAAATAAATAATGAATACGATTCCTTTAATTCTTTTTTACTTGCAAATCATACAATTTATTATGGTTATTGTGATACTTATAAAATTGATAAATCACCTAATAAAAGTTTTCGTAATTATATTTATTTTAATCTTATAGATCAAGAAAATTTTTATGAAAAAGTTACAATTTTATTTTTATTTAAAAAAGAAACAATTTATAATGAACAAATTTTTGAACAATTTGAAAAATTGGGAATTAGTTTTTTAATAATAATTTCTGGATTTCATATTTTTTTAATAATAAAAATTAATGAATTATGAATTAATTTTATTTTTAAGAGAAAATGTTTACAAATATTTTTATTATTTTTAATTGTTAATTATTATCTTTATTTTTTCTTTTTTCCAAATACAGGAATAAAGGCTGCTTGTAATTATTTTATAAATCAAAATAAAAAAATAAAAAAAGGAAAATATAATTCTCTTGCATTTACTGCTTTGATTTTTTTAATTTACAACCCCTATTTGGGATTACAATCAGGATTAATATTATCCTTTTTGATTTCTTTTTTTTATAAATTTTCAAGTGATTTAAAAATCAAAAATAAATTTATAAAATCTTTATTTATAAATTTATTTATTTTTTTAATTACTTTCCCTTTTATAATAAATTGACAAGGATATGATAATTTATTAGCTCCTTTTATTTGTTTTGTTTTAAACCCTTTTATAAAATTTACTTATTATCTCCTTTTTATTTCTATTTTTTTCTCTTTTTCTTGAGAAATTATCCAATATTTATTAATTCCCTTTTTTACTTTATTTTATTTATTAAAAGATACATATCTTTTAATAAATTTTGCAATATTTACTTTTCTTCAAATTTTTGTTTATGAACAATTTATTTTAATAATTCTTTTGATTGAAAAAAAATATTTGATATATAATTAA